The proteins below come from a single Serratia fonticola genomic window:
- a CDS encoding helix-turn-helix domain-containing protein: protein MSQDIEVSSGNVYADIGSDGAEEMQVKAQLASTIGDIIKSRRLTQEQAAKLLGMTQPKLSNLLRGQFRGISEAKMLECLTRLGRDVQIVVGKPRRTPGSLKVVFA from the coding sequence ATGAGCCAAGATATCGAAGTCAGCAGCGGCAACGTTTATGCCGATATTGGCAGCGACGGCGCTGAAGAAATGCAGGTTAAAGCCCAACTTGCCAGCACAATTGGCGACATCATCAAAAGTCGCCGCCTGACACAAGAGCAGGCCGCAAAGCTGCTGGGGATGACACAGCCCAAGCTGTCTAATCTGTTGCGTGGCCAGTTCCGGGGCATCAGCGAAGCCAAAATGCTAGAATGCCTCACCCGCTTAGGGCGTGATGTACAAATTGTGGTAGGCAAGCCACGCCGGACACCGGGCAGTCTTAAAGTGGTGTTTGCCTGA
- a CDS encoding sensor histidine kinase — translation MISLKRWRLFPRSLRQLVVMAFLLVLLPLLVLAYQAYQSLDHLSAQAADINRTTLVDARRSEAMTSVALEMERSYRQYCVLVDPTLERLYQNQRKQYSQMLDAHAPILPDERYYQTLRKLLTQLSTIKCQSSGPDKDASLLLESFSHSNAEMVQATRTVIFSRGQQLQQAIAERGQYFGWQALLLFLVSVLLVVLFTRMIIGPVKAVERMINRLGEGRPIGMTASFKGPRELRSLAQRIVWLSERLAWLESQRHEFLRHISHELKTPLASMREGTELLADGVAGPLTSDQKEVVAILDQSSRHLQLLIEQLLDYNRKLADGPSEHENVELEELVDMVVAAHSLPARAKMIRTEVKLEAEICWAEPTLLMRVLDNLYSNAVHYGKESGNIWIRSRQVGQRVQIDVANTGSAIPQAERTMIFEPFFQGSHQRKGAVKGSGLGLSIAQDCIRRMRGELTLVDLADADVCFRIELPLTAENE, via the coding sequence ATGATTTCTTTGAAAAGATGGCGTCTATTTCCACGCTCGTTGCGCCAATTGGTCGTAATGGCGTTCCTGCTGGTGCTGTTACCGCTGCTGGTATTGGCTTATCAGGCCTACCAAAGCCTGGATCATCTCAGCGCGCAGGCGGCGGATATCAACCGTACGACGCTGGTGGATGCCCGCCGTAGTGAGGCAATGACCAGCGTGGCGCTGGAAATGGAGCGCAGCTATCGCCAGTATTGCGTACTGGTCGATCCGACCCTGGAGCGGCTGTACCAGAACCAGCGTAAACAGTATTCGCAAATGCTGGATGCCCACGCCCCGATCCTGCCGGACGAACGTTACTACCAGACACTACGTAAACTGCTGACTCAGCTTTCTACCATCAAGTGCCAGAGCAGCGGGCCGGACAAGGACGCTTCACTGCTGTTAGAGTCTTTTTCACATTCCAACGCCGAAATGGTCCAGGCCACCCGCACCGTGATCTTTTCCCGTGGGCAGCAGCTGCAGCAGGCGATCGCCGAGCGTGGCCAATACTTTGGCTGGCAGGCGCTGTTGCTGTTCCTGGTCAGCGTGCTGTTGGTGGTGCTGTTTACCCGCATGATTATCGGGCCCGTCAAGGCCGTTGAGCGTATGATTAACCGTCTGGGAGAAGGGCGGCCCATCGGCATGACGGCATCCTTTAAAGGCCCGCGTGAACTGCGTTCTCTGGCTCAGCGCATTGTTTGGTTGAGCGAGCGTCTGGCCTGGCTGGAATCGCAGCGCCATGAGTTCCTGCGCCATATCTCCCATGAGCTGAAAACGCCGCTGGCCAGTATGCGTGAAGGCACCGAGCTGTTGGCCGATGGTGTGGCAGGCCCGCTCACCTCCGATCAGAAAGAGGTGGTGGCGATCCTCGACCAGAGCAGCCGTCATCTGCAATTGCTGATTGAGCAACTGCTGGATTACAACCGCAAACTGGCAGATGGCCCGTCGGAACATGAAAACGTCGAGCTGGAAGAACTGGTGGACATGGTGGTCGCCGCCCACAGTTTGCCGGCACGTGCCAAGATGATCCGCACGGAAGTCAAACTTGAGGCGGAAATCTGCTGGGCAGAGCCTACGCTATTAATGCGCGTACTGGATAATCTCTACTCCAATGCGGTGCACTACGGCAAGGAATCCGGTAACATTTGGATCCGCAGCCGCCAGGTCGGCCAGCGGGTACAGATTGACGTTGCCAATACCGGCAGCGCGATCCCGCAAGCGGAACGAACCATGATTTTTGAGCCTTTTTTCCAGGGGAGTCACCAGAGAAAAGGGGCCGTTAAAGGAAGCGGACTGGGGCTGAGCATTGCACAGGACTGTATTCGCCGTATGCGTGGCGAATTGACATTGGTGGATCTCGCTGATGCCGACGTCTGCTTCCGTATTGAATTGCCATTAACCGCCGAGAATGAATAA
- a CDS encoding MurR/RpiR family transcriptional regulator has protein sequence MSTLLRIRQIYPTLAQNDRKLADFLLDNAEQARHLSSQKLAQLAGVSQSSVVKFAQKLGYKGFPALKLALGEVLAQPQVAPVVTVHNHILSSDPLKTVGEKLLLEKQAALRATLDINSEQRLLTALEMLRAARRVILVGIGASGLVAKDLSFKLLKIGVMAVAEADMYVQLATIKALSREDLLLAISFSGERREINQAAEEARIAGAKVLALTSFSPNGLQQRADHCLYTIAQEPNIRSAAISSSTAQFALTDLLFMALLQHEPVGHVV, from the coding sequence ATGAGTACCCTTCTTCGCATTCGTCAGATTTACCCAACGCTGGCACAAAACGATCGCAAACTGGCGGACTTTCTGTTGGATAACGCCGAACAGGCCCGCCACCTCAGCTCACAAAAGCTGGCCCAGTTGGCCGGTGTCAGCCAATCGAGCGTGGTCAAGTTCGCCCAGAAACTGGGCTACAAGGGATTTCCGGCGCTGAAACTGGCATTGGGTGAGGTGCTGGCTCAACCGCAGGTCGCACCGGTGGTGACGGTGCATAACCACATTCTGAGCAGCGATCCACTCAAAACCGTCGGTGAGAAATTGCTGCTGGAAAAGCAGGCCGCATTACGAGCTACTCTGGATATCAACAGTGAACAGCGGCTGCTTACCGCCCTGGAGATGCTGCGTGCGGCGCGGCGGGTGATCTTGGTCGGCATCGGGGCTTCCGGACTAGTGGCCAAAGACCTGTCGTTCAAGCTGCTAAAGATTGGCGTGATGGCGGTAGCAGAAGCGGATATGTACGTTCAACTGGCGACGATAAAGGCGCTGAGCAGGGAGGATCTGCTGCTGGCGATCTCGTTTAGCGGCGAACGGCGTGAAATCAACCAGGCCGCCGAAGAAGCACGTATTGCCGGAGCCAAGGTATTGGCACTGACCAGCTTCTCGCCTAATGGGCTACAGCAGCGGGCCGATCACTGCCTTTATACCATTGCGCAAGAGCCCAATATCCGCAGCGCGGCGATATCTTCCAGCACCGCGCAGTTCGCCCTGACCGACCTGCTGTTTATGGCACTGCTCCAGCACGAGCCGGTTGGACACGTGGTATGA
- the tadA gene encoding tRNA adenosine(34) deaminase TadA, with amino-acid sequence MNEYSDEYWMRQALSLAQRAQEEGEVPVGALLVLDNQVIGEGWNRPIGRHDPTAHAEIMALRQGGAVLQNYRLLNATLYVTLEPCVMCAGAMVHSRIRRLVYGAADEKTGAVGSLVDILRHPGMNHQVEIVSGVLAEECAATLSNFFRMRREQKKALKLAQRAGKDPQ; translated from the coding sequence GTGAATGAATATAGTGATGAGTATTGGATGCGTCAGGCGTTAAGCCTGGCTCAACGTGCGCAGGAAGAAGGTGAGGTGCCGGTTGGGGCGCTGCTGGTGCTGGACAATCAGGTGATTGGCGAAGGTTGGAACCGGCCGATCGGCCGCCACGATCCCACCGCTCATGCTGAAATCATGGCGCTGCGGCAGGGGGGGGCGGTATTGCAGAATTACCGCCTGCTGAATGCTACGCTGTATGTCACGCTGGAACCTTGCGTGATGTGCGCCGGGGCTATGGTGCACAGCCGCATCCGTCGTTTGGTATACGGTGCGGCCGATGAAAAAACCGGAGCGGTGGGTTCACTGGTGGATATTCTGCGCCATCCGGGCATGAATCATCAGGTAGAAATCGTCTCGGGCGTGCTGGCAGAAGAGTGCGCCGCCACCCTCAGCAACTTTTTCCGCATGCGCCGCGAGCAGAAAAAAGCGCTGAAACTGGCGCAGCGAGCCGGAAAAGACCCGCAATAA
- a CDS encoding type II toxin-antitoxin system RelE/ParE family toxin, with translation MKPLYWVGSSKKDLQSLPEEVQDVFGYALHLAQAGGKHSQTKPLRGFGGAGVLEVVEDFLTDTYRAVYTVKFGDAVYVLHAFQKKSSAGIATPKPDIDKIRERLKAAENHARGA, from the coding sequence ATGAAGCCACTATATTGGGTTGGTAGCAGCAAGAAAGACCTCCAGTCTTTGCCCGAAGAGGTTCAGGATGTTTTCGGCTATGCTCTACATCTGGCGCAGGCAGGTGGTAAGCATTCCCAGACGAAACCATTAAGAGGGTTTGGTGGGGCCGGAGTACTAGAGGTAGTAGAAGACTTTCTTACTGATACTTATCGTGCAGTCTATACCGTTAAGTTTGGCGATGCCGTGTATGTTCTGCACGCATTCCAGAAAAAGTCTTCAGCCGGGATCGCCACACCGAAACCGGATATAGACAAAATCCGTGAACGACTGAAAGCCGCAGAAAATCATGCCAGAGGGGCATAG
- the yiaY gene encoding L-threonine dehydrogenase — MAASTFFIPSVNMIGSGCLEDAAKTMKEHGLHNALIVTDKVLNGIGVVAQVQALLAAQNIESCVYDGTHPNPTTENVKQGLALLREHHCDCVVSLGGGSPHDCAKGIALVAANGGEIKDYEGVDRSAKPQLPVVAINTTAGTASEMTRFCIITDEARHIKMAIVDKHVTPILSVNDPHLMAGMPKGLTAATGMDALTHAIEAYVSSAANPITDACALKAATMIAESLRDAVNDGQNMQARENMAYAQFLAGMAFNNASLGYVHAMAHQLGGFYNLPHGVCNAVLLPHVQEFNTQVAAGRLKDIAAAMGVNVAGLSDEQGAAACIAAIRQLAKDVGIPAGLRDLQVKEEDFATLATNALNDACGFTNPIQASHEQIMAIFKAAM; from the coding sequence ATGGCTGCCTCAACATTCTTTATCCCTTCCGTCAACATGATTGGTTCCGGCTGTCTGGAAGACGCGGCAAAAACCATGAAAGAGCATGGTCTGCATAACGCACTGATCGTGACCGACAAGGTTTTGAACGGCATTGGCGTCGTAGCTCAGGTGCAAGCCCTGTTAGCGGCACAGAACATTGAAAGCTGCGTCTATGACGGCACGCATCCCAACCCGACCACGGAAAACGTAAAACAGGGCCTGGCACTGTTGCGCGAACATCACTGTGACTGTGTCGTTTCTCTGGGTGGCGGTTCGCCGCATGACTGTGCGAAGGGGATTGCCCTGGTCGCCGCTAACGGCGGGGAAATCAAAGACTATGAAGGGGTTGATCGCTCAGCTAAGCCGCAGTTGCCGGTCGTTGCGATCAACACTACTGCGGGTACCGCTTCCGAGATGACGCGTTTTTGTATCATCACCGACGAAGCGCGCCACATCAAAATGGCGATTGTCGACAAGCACGTCACTCCGATCCTGTCGGTCAACGATCCTCACCTGATGGCTGGCATGCCGAAAGGCCTGACCGCTGCCACCGGTATGGATGCTCTGACCCACGCTATCGAAGCTTACGTCTCCAGCGCCGCCAACCCAATCACCGATGCCTGCGCGCTTAAAGCCGCCACCATGATTGCCGAGTCTTTACGTGATGCGGTCAACGACGGGCAAAACATGCAGGCGCGCGAGAACATGGCCTATGCCCAGTTCCTGGCCGGTATGGCATTTAATAACGCCTCATTGGGTTATGTGCACGCTATGGCGCACCAGCTGGGTGGCTTCTACAACCTGCCACATGGCGTGTGTAACGCCGTGCTGTTGCCGCACGTGCAAGAGTTCAATACTCAGGTTGCAGCAGGGCGTCTTAAAGACATTGCCGCCGCTATGGGCGTAAATGTTGCAGGCCTTAGCGATGAGCAAGGGGCTGCCGCTTGTATCGCCGCCATTCGCCAACTGGCGAAAGATGTGGGAATTCCTGCTGGCTTACGCGATCTACAGGTCAAAGAAGAAGACTTTGCTACGTTAGCCACTAACGCCCTGAACGATGCCTGTGGATTCACCAATCCAATCCAGGCAAGCCACGAACAGATTATGGCAATCTTTAAAGCAGCCATGTAA
- the mltF gene encoding membrane-bound lytic murein transglycosylase MltF — MKRLKINYILIGVVALLLALALWPNIAWRGGQGGQLEAIKARGELRVSTLNSPLTYFTTPQGPSGLDYELAKSFANYLGVKLVVIPHQNINDLFDDLDDDNADILAAGLIYNRDRLSRSSTGPAYYSVSQQLVYRLGTTRPKTFADIKGKLAVASGSAHVSTLKQLKQSKYPDLSWEASSDMTSKELLEQVADGKLDYTIGDSVTIALLQRIHPQLAVAFDITDEEPVTWYLKRSDDDSLYAALLDFYSQRVEDGTLARLEEKYLGHVGSFDYVDTKTFLSAIDSVLPTFRSLFEKYASEIDWKLLAAIAYQESHWNPQATSPTGVRGLMMLTRATAEGLGVTDRLDPEQSIQGGALYLQRLMEKVPDTVPEDERIWFALAAYNMGWGHMLDARKLTKSQQGNPDSWVDVKQRLPMLSQKRYYPSLTYGYARGREAYNYVENIRRYQVSLVGYLLEKEKKAVEAMKQAELAKGYPAVEAKLALAL; from the coding sequence TTGAAACGCCTAAAAATAAATTACATTCTAATCGGTGTTGTGGCCCTGCTGCTGGCGCTTGCCCTGTGGCCCAATATCGCCTGGCGTGGTGGACAGGGAGGCCAACTCGAGGCGATAAAAGCACGGGGGGAACTGCGCGTCAGCACGTTAAACTCACCGTTAACCTATTTCACTACCCCGCAGGGGCCGAGTGGCCTTGACTATGAGCTGGCCAAAAGCTTTGCCAACTACCTGGGGGTCAAGCTGGTGGTGATCCCACACCAAAACATCAATGACCTGTTTGACGATCTTGATGATGACAATGCCGATATTCTCGCCGCCGGGCTGATCTACAACCGGGATCGCCTCAGCCGCTCCAGTACCGGCCCAGCGTATTATTCCGTTTCCCAGCAATTGGTTTACCGGCTGGGAACCACGCGGCCAAAAACCTTTGCCGATATCAAAGGCAAGCTGGCGGTGGCCTCCGGTTCGGCGCACGTCAGCACGCTAAAGCAGCTCAAACAAAGCAAATACCCCGACCTCAGTTGGGAAGCGTCAAGCGATATGACCTCGAAAGAGCTGCTGGAACAGGTGGCCGATGGCAAGCTGGATTACACCATCGGCGACTCCGTGACCATAGCCCTGCTGCAGCGCATCCATCCACAGCTGGCCGTCGCTTTTGACATTACCGATGAAGAACCAGTGACCTGGTATCTGAAGCGCAGCGATGATGATAGCCTGTACGCCGCGCTGCTGGATTTTTATAGCCAAAGGGTAGAAGACGGCACGCTGGCCCGATTAGAAGAGAAGTATCTGGGGCACGTGGGCAGTTTTGACTACGTCGATACCAAAACCTTCCTGTCGGCCATCGACTCGGTATTGCCCACTTTCCGCTCGCTGTTTGAAAAGTATGCCAGCGAAATTGACTGGAAGCTGTTGGCCGCCATCGCCTACCAGGAATCACACTGGAATCCGCAGGCGACCTCCCCCACCGGTGTCCGTGGGCTGATGATGCTGACCAGAGCCACCGCCGAAGGCCTGGGCGTCACCGACAGGCTCGATCCGGAACAGAGTATCCAAGGTGGGGCGCTCTATCTGCAGCGTCTGATGGAGAAGGTGCCCGATACGGTGCCGGAAGATGAACGGATCTGGTTCGCACTGGCCGCCTATAACATGGGCTGGGGCCATATGCTGGACGCACGTAAACTCACCAAAAGCCAGCAAGGCAACCCCGACAGTTGGGTCGATGTGAAACAGCGCCTGCCGATGCTGAGCCAGAAGCGCTACTATCCATCACTCACCTATGGCTATGCCCGTGGCCGCGAAGCCTATAATTACGTGGAAAACATCAGGCGTTATCAGGTCAGCCTGGTGGGCTATCTGTTGGAAAAAGAGAAGAAGGCAGTAGAAGCGATGAAACAGGCCGAACTGGCTAAGGGCTATCCGGCCGTGGAAGCCAAACTGGCGCTCGCCCTGTAG
- the yfhb gene encoding phosphatidylglycerophosphatase C, which yields MTDKPVAQAQRVVFFDLDGTLHQEDMFGSFLRFLLRHLPLNLVLVVPLLPIIGLGLLIGGWATRWPMSLLLWAMTFGRSEARLKALEAKFVDYFRRKVTAFPVVQMRLRQYLDAQDAQVWLITGSPERLVEQVYRDSAFLPRVRLVGSSIVRRYGGWVLPMRCLGVQKVVQLEQRLGAPLKLFSGYSDSKQDNPLLYFCEHRWRVGKEGELQQLD from the coding sequence TTGACTGACAAACCGGTTGCACAGGCCCAGCGCGTGGTATTTTTCGATCTGGATGGCACCTTGCATCAGGAAGACATGTTTGGCAGTTTCCTGCGCTTTTTGCTACGGCATCTGCCGTTGAACCTGGTGTTGGTGGTGCCGCTGTTACCCATTATCGGATTGGGTTTGTTGATCGGTGGGTGGGCAACTCGCTGGCCCATGAGCCTGCTATTGTGGGCAATGACTTTTGGCCGATCAGAGGCCAGGCTGAAAGCGCTGGAGGCGAAATTCGTCGACTATTTTCGCCGTAAGGTCACCGCTTTTCCGGTCGTACAGATGCGTTTGCGTCAGTACCTGGATGCCCAGGATGCTCAAGTGTGGTTGATCACCGGCTCGCCGGAACGGCTGGTGGAGCAGGTTTATCGGGATTCTGCGTTCCTGCCACGGGTACGGCTGGTGGGGAGCAGCATTGTGCGTCGCTACGGGGGCTGGGTGTTGCCCATGCGCTGCCTGGGAGTACAAAAGGTGGTGCAACTGGAGCAGCGTCTGGGAGCACCATTGAAATTGTTCAGTGGCTACAGCGACAGCAAGCAGGATAACCCTTTGCTCTATTTTTGCGAACACCGCTGGCGGGTGGGTAAAGAAGGCGAGTTACAGCAGTTGGATTAA
- the purL gene encoding phosphoribosylformylglycinamidine synthase — MMEILRGSPALSAFRITKLLSRCQDAQLPIGDIYAEYVHFADVSAPLSAEEQAKLQRLLKYGPSLAEHAPQGRLLLVTPRPGTISPWSSKATDIAHNCGLTQVVRLERGLAFYVTAPTLTDAQWQQLATLLHDRMMETVFSELQQAETLFSHHQPAPYQTVDILAQGRSALEQANTKLGLALAQDEIDYLLAAFTELGRNPTDIELYMFAQANSEHCRHKIFNADWIIDGEQQPKSLFKMIKNTFEQTPDYVLSAYKDNAAVMEGSQVGRFFAAPQSGLYDYHQEEAHILMKVETHNHPTAISPWPGAATGSGGEIRDEGATGRGAKPKAGLVGFSVSNLRIPGFEQPWEQDFGKPDRIVTALDIMTEGPLGGAAFNNEFGRPALVGYFRTYEERVNSHNGVELRGYHKPIMLAGGLGNIRADHVQKGEITVGAKLVVLGGPAMNIGLGGGAASSMASGQSDADLDFASVQRDNPEMERRCQEVIDRCWQMGDSNPILFIHDVGAGGLSNAMPELVSDGGRGGRFELRDILNDEPGMSPLEVWCNESQERYVMAVAPEQMATFEEICRRERAPFAVIGEATEERHLTLNDRHFDNQPIDMPLDVLLGKTPKMTRDVKRQQANGEVLQRAGITIADAVKRVLHLPAVAEKTFLITIGDRTVTGMVARDQMVGPWQIPVADCAVTTASLDSYYGEAMSIGERAPVALLDFAASGRLAVGEALTNLAAVEIGSLKRVKLSANWMAAAGHPGEDAGLYEAVKAVGEELCPALGITIPVGKDSMSMKTRWQEGNEQREMTSPLSLVITAFARVEDVRHTVTPQLRTDKGDSALLLIDLGNGHNALGATALAQVYRQLGDKPADVRNVEQLAGFFNAMQQLVADRALLAYHDRSDGGLLVTLAEMAFAGHCGVEVDIQALGSDALAALFNEELGAVIQVPAAQLAAVQQVFAQHGLTDNVHHLGQALSGDRFVITSAGKPVYSESRSTLRTWWAETTWQMQRLRDNPECADQEHQAKQDERDPGLNVKLTFATDDDIAAPYIAKGARPKVAVLREQGVNSHVEMAAAFHRAGFDAVDFHMSDLLAGRRDLQEFHTLVACGGFSYGDVLGAGEGWAKSILFNERVRDEFADFFHRPQTLALGVCNGCQMMSNLRELIPGAEHWPRFVRNLSDRFEARFSLVEVASSPSLFMQGMTGSRMPIAVSHGEGHVEVRDAAHLAALEHHGLVALRFVDNHGQVTEAYPANPNGSPNGITAVTSSNGRATVMMPHPERVFRTVSNSWHPEEWGEDSPWMRMFRNARKQLG; from the coding sequence ATTATGGAAATACTGCGTGGTTCGCCCGCTTTGTCGGCTTTTCGTATTACCAAACTACTGTCCCGCTGCCAGGATGCTCAACTCCCGATCGGTGATATCTATGCCGAGTACGTTCACTTTGCCGATGTCAGCGCACCACTAAGCGCCGAAGAGCAGGCCAAGCTGCAGCGGTTGCTCAAGTACGGCCCTTCTCTCGCTGAACATGCTCCGCAAGGCCGCCTGCTGTTGGTGACGCCGCGCCCGGGCACCATTTCGCCGTGGTCTTCCAAAGCCACCGATATCGCCCATAACTGTGGCCTGACGCAGGTGGTTCGTCTTGAGCGCGGCCTGGCATTTTATGTCACAGCGCCGACCTTGACCGATGCCCAGTGGCAACAGCTTGCTACCTTGCTGCACGATCGCATGATGGAAACGGTATTCAGCGAGCTGCAACAGGCGGAAACACTGTTCTCTCATCATCAGCCCGCACCGTATCAGACGGTGGATATCCTGGCGCAAGGTCGCAGCGCGCTGGAACAGGCCAACACCAAGTTAGGGTTGGCACTGGCGCAGGACGAGATCGACTACCTGCTGGCCGCCTTTACCGAGTTGGGGCGCAACCCAACGGATATTGAGCTGTACATGTTCGCACAGGCCAACTCCGAACATTGCCGCCATAAGATTTTCAACGCCGACTGGATCATCGACGGCGAACAGCAACCGAAGTCGCTGTTCAAAATGATCAAAAATACCTTTGAGCAGACGCCGGACTACGTGCTTTCTGCCTATAAAGACAACGCGGCGGTGATGGAAGGCTCCCAGGTGGGGCGCTTCTTTGCCGCGCCGCAAAGCGGCCTGTATGACTATCATCAGGAAGAAGCACACATCCTGATGAAGGTGGAAACCCATAACCACCCAACGGCGATCTCGCCTTGGCCAGGCGCTGCGACCGGTTCTGGCGGTGAGATCCGCGACGAAGGCGCAACCGGCCGTGGCGCGAAGCCGAAAGCTGGCCTGGTAGGGTTCTCGGTTTCCAACCTGCGTATTCCGGGGTTCGAACAGCCTTGGGAACAGGATTTCGGCAAACCGGATCGCATCGTCACCGCGCTGGATATCATGACCGAAGGCCCATTGGGCGGTGCGGCATTCAATAACGAGTTTGGTCGCCCGGCGCTGGTCGGTTACTTCCGTACTTATGAAGAGCGCGTCAATAGCCACAACGGCGTTGAGCTGCGTGGCTACCACAAACCGATCATGCTGGCAGGCGGCCTGGGCAACATCCGCGCCGATCATGTGCAAAAAGGTGAGATCACTGTTGGTGCCAAACTGGTGGTGCTGGGTGGCCCGGCGATGAATATCGGTTTGGGCGGTGGAGCGGCTTCGTCGATGGCCTCTGGCCAATCTGATGCCGATCTGGATTTTGCTTCGGTACAGCGTGATAACCCGGAAATGGAGCGCCGCTGCCAAGAGGTGATCGACCGCTGCTGGCAGATGGGCGATAGCAACCCGATCCTGTTTATTCACGATGTGGGTGCTGGTGGCCTGTCGAACGCGATGCCGGAACTGGTTAGCGACGGTGGCCGCGGTGGTCGTTTCGAACTGCGTGACATTCTCAACGACGAGCCGGGCATGAGCCCGCTGGAAGTGTGGTGTAACGAATCCCAAGAGCGTTATGTGATGGCGGTAGCGCCTGAGCAGATGGCGACCTTTGAGGAAATCTGCCGCCGTGAGCGCGCACCTTTCGCGGTGATTGGCGAGGCGACGGAAGAACGCCATCTGACGCTCAACGATCGCCACTTTGACAATCAGCCGATCGACATGCCGTTGGATGTGCTGCTGGGCAAAACGCCAAAAATGACCCGCGACGTGAAACGTCAACAGGCAAACGGAGAAGTGTTGCAGCGTGCTGGCATCACCATTGCCGATGCGGTCAAGCGCGTGCTGCACTTGCCGGCCGTCGCGGAGAAAACCTTCCTGATCACCATTGGTGACCGTACCGTCACCGGCATGGTTGCGCGTGACCAGATGGTCGGCCCGTGGCAGATCCCGGTAGCCGACTGTGCGGTAACCACGGCCAGCCTGGACAGCTATTACGGGGAAGCGATGTCGATCGGCGAGCGTGCTCCCGTCGCATTGCTGGATTTTGCCGCCTCTGGCCGCCTGGCGGTAGGGGAAGCGCTGACCAACCTGGCCGCGGTGGAAATCGGTTCGCTCAAGAGGGTGAAACTTTCCGCCAACTGGATGGCCGCAGCGGGCCACCCTGGCGAAGATGCCGGTCTGTATGAAGCGGTGAAGGCGGTGGGTGAAGAACTTTGCCCGGCGTTGGGTATTACCATTCCGGTGGGTAAAGACTCGATGTCGATGAAAACCCGCTGGCAGGAAGGCAATGAACAGCGGGAAATGACATCACCGCTGTCGCTGGTGATCACCGCATTTGCTCGCGTGGAAGATGTGCGCCACACCGTGACGCCGCAACTGCGTACCGACAAGGGTGATAGCGCGCTGTTACTGATCGACCTGGGTAATGGCCACAATGCCTTGGGGGCAACGGCGTTGGCGCAGGTTTATCGCCAACTGGGCGATAAGCCAGCCGATGTTCGCAACGTGGAGCAATTGGCCGGTTTCTTCAACGCGATGCAGCAACTGGTGGCGGATCGTGCGCTGTTGGCCTATCACGACCGTTCCGATGGCGGCCTGTTGGTCACCTTGGCCGAGATGGCGTTTGCCGGGCATTGCGGCGTGGAAGTCGATATTCAGGCGCTGGGTTCCGACGCCTTGGCTGCCTTGTTCAACGAAGAGCTGGGTGCAGTGATCCAGGTGCCTGCTGCGCAGCTGGCAGCCGTACAGCAAGTATTTGCCCAACACGGTCTGACGGATAACGTGCATCACCTTGGCCAGGCGCTGAGTGGCGATCGTTTCGTTATCACCAGCGCTGGCAAACCGGTGTACAGCGAAAGCCGCAGCACCCTGCGTACCTGGTGGGCTGAAACCACCTGGCAGATGCAGCGCCTGCGTGATAATCCGGAATGTGCCGATCAGGAGCATCAGGCCAAGCAGGACGAACGCGATCCGGGCCTGAACGTCAAGCTGACCTTCGCAACCGATGACGACATCGCGGCACCTTATATCGCCAAGGGCGCACGCCCTAAGGTTGCGGTATTGCGTGAGCAAGGGGTTAACTCCCACGTTGAGATGGCGGCGGCGTTCCACCGTGCCGGTTTCGATGCGGTTGATTTTCACATGAGCGATCTGCTGGCTGGCCGCCGCGATTTGCAAGAGTTCCACACGCTGGTTGCCTGCGGCGGCTTCTCTTATGGTGACGTGTTGGGGGCTGGTGAAGGCTGGGCGAAATCGATACTGTTCAACGAGCGCGTACGCGATGAGTTTGCCGATTTCTTCCATCGCCCACAGACCTTGGCGCTGGGCGTTTGTAACGGTTGCCAGATGATGTCCAACCTGCGTGAACTGATCCCGGGGGCTGAACATTGGCCGCGCTTTGTGCGCAACCTGTCGGATCGTTTCGAAGCGCGCTTCAGCCTGGTGGAAGTGGCCAGTAGCCCGTCGCTGTTTATGCAAGGTATGACAGGCTCGCGCATGCCGATTGCCGTTTCTCATGGTGAAGGCCATGTAGAAGTGCGCGATGCGGCGCATCTGGCGGCGTTGGAACATCACGGCCTGGTTGCGTTACGCTTTGTCGACAACCATGGTCAAGTGACCGAAGCTTACCCTGCCAACCCGAACGGTTCACCGAATGGTATTACCGCAGTGACCAGCAGCAATGGCCGCGCCACCGTAATGATGCCGCATCCGGAACGCGTGTTCCGTACCGTCAGCAACTCCTGGCATCCAGAGGAGTGGGGTGAAGACAGCCCTTGGATGCGCATGTTCCGCAACGCTCGCAAGCAACTGGGGTAA